In Pyricularia oryzae 70-15 chromosome 2, whole genome shotgun sequence, one genomic interval encodes:
- a CDS encoding arsenite resistance protein Ars2: protein MDSYSSYRDSARSPSDRAWGGREETRVKDERDSFYRSRSPGHDRPRRSNRSRSPPPVDRYEPRTRGRDDYGGARERDRDDRRRVTSPPANIDRYVPGQSSAESTMPPLASNPIPDPLKLNYQVGFSYFGEWWRAQEKIKDEKERQRTGRRRESERPRGPEDRENEKAKIQAAYDKYKEELQSKMAQTFVRQHKDEQWFRERYVPEVRDQFRLQLNEFRRGAYSQWEQDMESGTFDEFGLEGVSKSDNNGQGGVAEKEEGEATANEFLGVGDLVPVSGSEVRDEALHQPTLLIKTIAPSVSRQNLEAFCKEHLGEDEGGFKWLSLSDPNPSKRYHRIGWIMLHPAAEIPPAIDRMDPSEEDGEMALKSPVPVSTAEKALEAINGKTVKDESRGDFVCHVGVHNPPHNPRRKALWDLFSAPERIEKDLELVRRLVNKFEEDFGSDFNAILKIEEKVEELLNAGRLQPVAPSSPVKVRKNRTLGLDEAMDDGEHPEDGEHEDDDEGMVDDLDDEVDDQSLLCKKKQLDLLIEYLRRVFNFCFFCVFESDSVHELIRKCPGGHLRRPRSTLSAQAKAVARASAAGEPFPVKKRVEQTEGEEGELPSEGDRRRPQLTKSEQQLQRAYNWVKTFEDKIMQILEPESVDIRKVGGKPVEEALDEELIKYVKQEEPNKWRCKAPECTKLFKEEHFWKKHVEKRHTEWLEKLKEEVELINRYVIDPSHIAPSRTDANSNGHFPPVNGQAPSGTPRGFNLQNFAMNNILAMPGFGMQGGFPPNLFTAAMQQPVAGWTHQGGPDDRSGSGPIRRGGAMGGNRFNNARSGPYDRRPNPRWGQDGMPGGAMGGGRGGRGYGGGRWGDGAGGGAAVGPREAIQGRTIKSYEDLDNVSGGGGGELNY, encoded by the exons ATGGATTCATACAGTTCTTACCGTGACTCGGCCCGATCCCCTAGTGACAGGGCTTGGGGTGGTCGCGAAGAAACGCGCGTAAAAGACGAGCGCGACAGCTTCTACCGAAGCCGTTCACCTG GCCACGATCGCCCCCGGCGCTCAAACCGATCGAGGTCACCACCACCTGTCGATCGTTACGAACCTAGAACGAGGGGCAGAGACGACTATGGCGGTGCGCGCGAAAGGGACCGAGACGATCGAAGACGCGTGACTTCTCCTCCCGCAAACATTGACCGGTATGTGCCGGGCCAAAGTTCTGCGGAAAGCACCATGCCGCCCCTGGCCTCGAATCCCATTCCCGACCCGCTCAAACTCAACTATCAGGTTGGGTTCAGTTATTTTGGCGAATGGTGGAGGGCACAAGAAAAGATCAAGGACGAGAAAGAGCGACAACGTACGGGACGTCGACGTGAGTCTGAGAGACCGCGTGGACCAGAGGACCGGGAGAATGAGAAGGCCAAGATCCAAGCTGCTTATGACAAGTACAAGGAGGAGTTGCAGTCCAAGATGGCTCAAACCTTTGTGCGCCAACATAAAGACGAGCAATGGTTTCGTGAGCGCTACGTTCCTGAAGTCCGCGATCAATTCCGCCTGCAGCTCAATGAGTTCCGCCGAGGTGCCTATAGCCAGTGGGAGCAGGATATGGAATCTGGTACTTTCGATGAATTTGGTCTTGagggtgtttccaaaagcgACAACAATGGACAGGGAGGCGTGGCTGAGAAGGAAGAGGGCGAGGCGACAGCAAACGAATTTCTTGGAGTCGGTGACCTCGTGCCTGTCAGCGGCAGCGAGGTGCGCGATGAGGCTCTTCACCAGCCTACACTCCTGATCAAGACGATTGCTCCGAGTGTGAGTCGTCAAAACCTGGAGGCATTCTGCAAAGAACACCTCGGGGAGGATGAGGGTGGGTTCAAATGGTTGTCCCTGAGTGACCCCAATCCTAGCAAGAGGTACCATAGGATTGGCTGGATAATGCTTCATCCTGCTGCCGAGATTCCTCCGGCTATCGACCGCATGGATCCAAGTGAGGAGGATGGTGAGATGGCGCTCAAGTCACCAGTCCCTGTTTCGACGGCCGAGAAGGCGCTGGAGGCTATCAATGGGAAGACTGTCAAGGACGAATCACGAGGAGACTTTGTATGCCACGTCGGCGTGCATAACCCCCCACACAACCCTCGCCGGAAGGCTTTGTGGGATTTGTTCTCGGCACCAGAGCGCATTGAAAAAGACCTGGAGCTTGTCCGACGTCTCGTCAACAAATTTGAAGAAGATTTCGGCTCCGACTTCAACGCCATCCTCAAGATTGAGGAGAAGGTGGAGGAACTATTGAATGCGGGCCGCCTGCAGCCTGTTGCGCCATCATCACCCGTGAAAGTCAGGAAGAACCGCACGCTTGGCCTCGACGAGGCCATGGACGATGGCGAACATCCCGAGGACGGTGAGCatgaggatgacgacgagggcATGGTAGACGACCTTGATGATGAAGTTGACGACCAAAGCCTCTTGTGCAAGAAGAAGCAACTGGATCTTCTTATTGAGTATTTGCGCCGAGTGTTTAACTTCTGTTTTTTCTGTGTCTTCGAGAGCGACTCGGTACATGAGCTGATCAGGAAGTGTCCCGGTGGTCATCTCCGGCGCCCCCGGAGCACACTCTCGGCACAAGCCAAGGCCGTCGCACGGGCTAGCGCCGCTGGGGAGCCATTCCCCGTCAAGAAGCGGGTCGAGCAGACTGagggagaagaaggagagCTCCCAAGTGAAGgggaccgccgccgcccgcaatTGACCAAGTCCGAGCAGCAGTTGCAGCGGGCTTACAACTGGGTCAAGACTTTTGAAGACAAGATTATGCAAATACTAGAGCCAGAGTCCGTCGACATCCGCAAGGTCGGAGGAAAGCCTGTGGAAGAGGCTTTGGATGAAGAACTCATCAAGTATGTCAAGCAGGAGGAGCCGAACAAGTGGAGGTGCAAGGCGCCCGAATGCACAAAGCTGTTTAAGGAGGAACATTTCTGGAAGAAGCACGTTGAGAAGCGCCACACTGAATGGCTGGAGAAGCTGAAGGAAGAG GTCGAGCTCATCAACCGTTATGTGATTGATCCATCACACATAGCACCCTCACGAACGGATGCAAATTCCAACGGCCACTTCCCCCCTGTAAATGGACAAGCTCCATCTGGGACACCACGTGGTTTCAACCTTCAGAACTTCGCGATGAATAACATACTTGCTATGCCAggttttggcatgcaaggtGGATTTCCACCAAACCTCTTCACCGCTGCGATGCAGCAGCCTGTGGCGGGATGGACTCACCAAGGTGGACCAGATGATCGCTCAGGCTCTGGCCCGATCCGGCGAGGCGGTGCGATGGGAGGAAACCGCTTCAACAACGCTCGTTCCGGACCATATGATCGACGGCCGAATCCCCGATGGGGTCAAGATGGTATGCCCGGCGGCGCGATGGGTGGTGGGCGCGGCGGCAGAGGTTATGGCGGTGGTCGGTGGGGAGACGGTGCCGGCGGAGGAGCGGCTGTAGGTCCGCGGGAAGCTATCCAAGGAAGGACCATCAAGAGTTATGAAGACCTCGATAACGTatctggtggtggtggcggtgagCTGAATTATTAA
- a CDS encoding diphthamide biosynthesis protein 4 — protein MDFSGVTHYEVLGISREILDEAKDTQRPQIVKRAYHRALLRHHPDKAVAAATVATATPSKSSTAAGAAPTGQAASTIITIDQISTASAVLSDRARRREYDAALRLSRAAAGTSGHGDATGRQQPSDFQTGIEIVDLDDLDADEERGLWSRGCRCGNERGFKLSEDDLEAVADEGELIVGCQDCSLWLKVHFSVLDED, from the coding sequence ATGGATTTCTCCGGGGTAACACATTACGAGGTGCTCGGAATATCGAGGGAGATTCTCGACGAGGCAAAGGACACCCAGCGTCCACAAATCGTCAAGCGCGCCTACCACCGCGCTCTCCTTAGGCACCACCCGGACAAGGCAGTAGCAGCCGCCACCGTCGCGACCGCCACACCGTCCAAAAGCTCAACGGCGGCAGGCGCGGCACCGACGGGGCAGGCAGCATCGACAATAATCACAATCGACCAGATATCCACCGCGTCGGCCGTGCTCTCGGACCGGGCACGCAGGAGGGAGTACGACGCCGCGCTGAGGCTCtcgcgcgccgccgccggcaccaGCGGTCACGGTGACGCAACGGGCCGGCAGCAACCGTCCGACTTCCAGACTGGGATCGAGATCGTGGACCTGGACGACCTGGACGCGGACGAAGAGCGTGGGCTGTGGTCACGTGGGTGCCGCTGTGGGAACGAGAGGGGCTTTAAGCTGAGCGAAGACGACCTGGAGGCGGTTGCTGACGAGGGCGAGCTCATAGTGGGATGCCAGGATTGTAGCTTGTGGCTCAAGGTGCATTTCTCTGTCCTGGACGAAGattga
- a CDS encoding diphthamide biosynthesis protein 4, whose protein sequence is MAASSASSYIRLAKTLPPRLQVFLSRYPPAAILPTATTETQAPPAQTTYQQASPNPFKPTKHPVTGLWQNPVYSLRRQAELVKLARDHGVEELLPTGPKGTDVRLRKRVELGLRVKGTGVGQKVKGHIFERNLVDKMEKRRKAMRDMPKLIAEWKRTGRRNWTKFPK, encoded by the exons ATGGCAGCCAGCAGCGCCTCGTCGTACATCCGGCTGGCCAAGACGCTGCCACCGCGACTGCAGGTCTTCCTGTCTCGCTACCCTCCGGCCGCGATCCTCCCCACCGCGACCACCGAGACGCAAGCTCCGCCTGCGCAGACGACTTACCAGCAGGCGTCGCCCAACCCCTTCAAGCCGACAAAGCACCCGGTGACGGGCCTCTGGCAGAACCCCGTCTACTCGCTGCGGCGGCAGGCGGAGCTCGTCAAGCTGGCGCGAGACCACGGCGTCGAGGAGCTGCTCCCCACGGGGCCCAAGGGCACCGACGTCAGGCTGCGGAAGCGCGTCGAGCTCGGTCTCAGGGTCAAGGGTACTGGTGTCGGGCAGAAGGTTAAGGGTCACATCTTTGAGAGGAATCTCGTTGACAA gatggagaagaggagaAAGGCCATGCGCGACATGCCCAAGCTCATTGCCGAATGGAAACGG ACCGGACGGAGGAACTGGACCAAGTTCCCAAAATAA